The following proteins come from a genomic window of Lachnoclostridium phytofermentans ISDg:
- a CDS encoding CdaR family transcriptional regulator, whose protein sequence is MILSVQIASNIVREVNSVIPLKINIMNEKGIIIASSDQPRIGRFHEGAMHIIENQVDEVTVHYDGEFNGALQGINYPLKLQGYIIGVLGITGKYEEIASSALIIKRMTELLLENTYSVEQRQLKENVYTRYLSEWLNGEAKNITTDFVRRGKVLGFDITIPRRILVCSFYHSNQGENLQSMQVIEEAEKYLKKRVASKDSLNLYYKAGSTLVCAVTSTTDMSVVSLANELKKQVEEKFSVRLVIGIDSSVENFAFAQTALIRAQKANKACMRTQKRDIQLYDDLNMEVFTDEISELSKQEFVHRIFKGFNNEEIRNSMVLLETFYDMEGSIQKVSEHLFIHKNTLQNKLKRIAERTGYDPRSIRHSSLFYIAIYFYRDIYNSMQDI, encoded by the coding sequence ATGATTCTATCCGTTCAAATTGCCTCGAACATTGTTAGGGAAGTTAATTCCGTCATTCCATTAAAGATTAATATTATGAATGAAAAAGGTATTATCATCGCAAGTTCAGATCAGCCGCGAATTGGCCGTTTTCATGAGGGCGCTATGCATATCATTGAAAATCAAGTCGATGAAGTCACGGTACATTATGATGGAGAGTTTAATGGTGCTCTTCAAGGCATTAATTATCCGCTCAAATTACAAGGATATATTATAGGGGTTCTTGGGATAACTGGAAAATACGAAGAAATTGCAAGTAGTGCATTAATCATAAAACGTATGACTGAACTTTTGCTGGAGAATACCTATTCCGTAGAACAAAGGCAACTAAAGGAAAATGTCTATACTCGTTATCTTTCAGAGTGGTTAAATGGTGAAGCGAAAAATATAACTACCGACTTTGTAAGACGTGGTAAAGTTCTTGGATTTGATATTACAATACCACGTCGTATCTTAGTGTGCAGCTTCTATCATTCTAATCAAGGAGAAAATTTACAGTCCATGCAAGTGATTGAAGAAGCAGAAAAATATTTAAAGAAACGAGTAGCAAGCAAAGATTCATTAAATCTATATTATAAGGCGGGTTCTACACTTGTTTGTGCGGTAACTTCTACTACTGATATGAGCGTTGTATCCTTAGCGAATGAATTAAAAAAACAGGTGGAAGAAAAATTTTCAGTAAGGTTAGTAATAGGTATTGATAGTAGTGTTGAGAATTTTGCTTTTGCTCAGACCGCACTAATTCGTGCTCAAAAAGCAAATAAGGCATGTATGCGAACTCAAAAGCGGGATATTCAGCTTTATGATGATTTAAATATGGAGGTTTTTACAGACGAAATAAGCGAGTTATCGAAACAAGAATTTGTGCATCGTATCTTTAAAGGATTTAACAATGAAGAAATTCGTAATTCTATGGTATTGCTAGAGACGTTTTATGATATGGAAGGTTCCATTCAAAAGGTATCGGAACATTTATTTATTCATAAAAATACTTTACAAAATAAATTGAAACGAATTGCAGAACGAACAGGATATGATCCAAGGTCGATTCGTCACTCTTCTCTTTTTTACATAGCGATTTATTTTTATAGGGATATCTATAATAGTATGCAAGATATATAA